Below is a genomic region from Pyrococcus kukulkanii.
AGTGTTGCCCGTGAGTATGTCAATTAAAGGCTCACTACAGCTTATCCTGCAAAAGCCACGTTCCTCAAGCAACTTCGCCACCGTGGTTTTTCCGGCGGCAATTTTACCGGCTATACCTACTATCATCTCTTCCAGCCCCACCTAATTATCCTTGCTCCATCAGTTGCCTCCATAAGTCCCTCCGATATCATCTTAACAACGTAGTCAAGTAAATCGGCCTTGTTAAAGATAGCAGGCCTAGATTCGCCGAACAGATACTTGAGCTCAAAGTACCCTATTCTTAGGAACCTTATAGGATTTATCAATACCACCTTATCAAACCTTGCCGGGAATGCGAACTCCGAGAGTATTATCTCCTCGTCCTTCACTAAACTTTTCAAAAACTCTTCGCTTGGGAAAAATACTTCCCTTATCGATCTGTCCACCGGTATAAAGGACAGCTTGGGAAATGAATATCTAACTCCATAAACTTGGCTTTCGATTCCAAAGGTATTTGCGAAACCAAGCAATGCCTTCGCGTTAAAAGTCAAGAATACAATCCCTTTGGTGCTCTTTTTAGGATTAGGCCATTTCCTAGGGGGAAAGTTGAATTCAGCCTTTATAAAAGGGATAAGGAAGTCGAGGCCATGTTCCTCGGCAAAGTTTAGACTTCTTTCAAGTTGCATTCTCTTAAGTATTAAGTCCAGGGTCGTGTAAACGCTAACCATCTTCACGCCCAGGATCTCCTTGAGCTTGCCTATAACTAGGCTACTCCCGATTATGACGCTCTTGTCCGTTCTGTCGTGGGCTATTATAAACAGCTTGTCCTCTTCCCTGTCGTACCTCACCTCATCTATCTCAAAGGGAGTAACCGGCAGCCCATGCTCCCTTCTTATTTGAATGACTAACTCCTCAATCTCCTCCTTGCTGAACATCTCATGGCACCTCAAAGCCGAGCCCTTTTAGTATCATCCTTAATGCGAGAATCACCATTACCACGGCAAAGGCATTCTTTAAGCTCTTAGCCTTAATTCTCTTCGCTATCCTAGCTCCAAGCTGAGCTCCAACAATGAGCCCCGGAACTAGAAGGGGTAGCCATTGTACTTCAACGTTGCCAAGGAGGTAGTGCTTTATTGCGCTACTCGTCGATGTAAAAACTATCGTGAAGCTTGATGTGGCAACGGCGTAGTGTATGGGCATTCCGAGCCAAGTTAAGAATGGAACGTTTATTATCCCTCCTCCAACTCCCAAAAGTCCACTCACTACCCCGGCAAAGAAGCCTCCTAGGGGAATTACTTTTTCGTTTACCTTAACGTCCCTAATTCTAATTTGAGTTGGTTCTACGGGCTTCTTCTTGTAAACTCTGTAGGCCACGGGAATGAGGGCGAGCCCAAAGATGACCTTCAGTTGCCTCGCCGGGATGAAGGAGGTAAGCCAGGCCCCTATGTATGCACCTACTATTGCGGTGCTTGCAAGTAATAGGCCTGCCTTATAGTGTATCCTTCGCTGCTTATGGTAGGCGTAGGAGGAGCTTAATGCGGTAAACACTATGCTCGCGCTTGAAGTCCCTATTGCGTGGTGAATTTCAACCCCGACTATGTTCAATATTGGAACTAGGAGGAAACCCCCACCGAGGCCGAATAAGGCTGCGAGGGTTCCAACGAGAATTCCAACTCCAAAGTAGCCCAGGTACTCAATCATTAGTGGCCCTCCTAGAGTTCGAAGGTTATCGCCTCTATGAGCTTTATCAGCGCTTCAAGATCCCTTAAGTGAAGCATCTCAACCTCGCTGTGAAGGTACTTTATTGGAACGCTTAAAGCGAGAACCTTTGCCTTGTGCTGGAACGCTGAGGCATCTGTTCCTCCCCCTGTAACGCCGATCTGTATTGGAATATCGTTCTTCTCAGCTATCTCAAGCACATTTTTGACTAGATCCCTGGAGTAGATTGCAGAATTATCAACGGCCCTTATAACCGGCCCCTTGCCGAGAGCAACATCACCCGTCAATTCATTACAGCAGGCGAAGGAGTCTATTGCGAAGGCGTACCTGGGGCTGTGAGTGTTCGCTAGGAACTTCGCGCCTTTAAGCCCTACCTCCTCCTGAACAGTAAAGGCGAAGATGACCTTCTTTTCAAGCTCGTGGTCAACAAGGTCTTTTATTGCCTCAATTAATGCAACAACCCCAAATCTATCGTCGAGGGATCTTGTCGAGACGTACTTGCCGTTCAAGACAGCGAAGTGCTTCTTGAACACCGCGTAGTCGAGGGGCTTAATTCCTAGGGCATCAACTTCTTCCCTGCTCTCAGCTCCAACGTCAATAACCAGATCGTGCCAGGGCTTAACCCCTTTATCTCCCTTGATGTTTAGGTGGGGAGGGATTGCCCCAATAACTCCA
It encodes:
- a CDS encoding sulfite exporter TauE/SafE family protein; this encodes MIEYLGYFGVGILVGTLAALFGLGGGFLLVPILNIVGVEIHHAIGTSSASIVFTALSSSYAYHKQRRIHYKAGLLLASTAIVGAYIGAWLTSFIPARQLKVIFGLALIPVAYRVYKKKPVEPTQIRIRDVKVNEKVIPLGGFFAGVVSGLLGVGGGIINVPFLTWLGMPIHYAVATSSFTIVFTSTSSAIKHYLLGNVEVQWLPLLVPGLIVGAQLGARIAKRIKAKSLKNAFAVVMVILALRMILKGLGFEVP
- a CDS encoding M42 family metallopeptidase, which translates into the protein MKMIELLKKLTQTPGISGYEEKVREVIIEELKDFADYKIDEIGNLIVEVGEGEEEILFMAHMDEIGLLITGVTQDGKLRFRKIGGIDDRLLYGRHVDVITEDGKVDGVIGAIPPHLNIKGDKGVKPWHDLVIDVGAESREEVDALGIKPLDYAVFKKHFAVLNGKYVSTRSLDDRFGVVALIEAIKDLVDHELEKKVIFAFTVQEEVGLKGAKFLANTHSPRYAFAIDSFACCNELTGDVALGKGPVIRAVDNSAIYSRDLVKNVLEIAEKNDIPIQIGVTGGGTDASAFQHKAKVLALSVPIKYLHSEVEMLHLRDLEALIKLIEAITFEL